The Marinobacter bohaiensis genome segment AATCCCTAAAGTAGAGCTGTTCTGTGACGGTTCGATGGAGACTGTGTATCCATGTCCAGTGCGACACTGAATGATCCTGCCGACGCCCACCAGGCCGGCGAGGCCCTGGCCGGGTTTATCCACCGCCACCCCAATCTCATGGTGCTCACCGGCGCCGGAATCAGTACCGATTCGGGGATTCCCGATTACCGGGACGGGGAGGGGGCCTGGAAACGCAAGCAGCCGGTACAGCATCAGGCGTTCATGGAATCGGATGCGGTGCGGAGACGGTATTGGGGGCGCAGTCTGATTGGCTGGCCGGTGATGCGTAACGCCCGGCCCAACCCGGCGCATTTTCTGGTGGCGGAGTTGGAGCGGCGCGCCCACACCCGCCAGGTGGTGACGCAGAACGTTGACCGCTTGCACCAGGGGGCGGGATCCCAAGCGGTGATCGACCTGCACGGCCGGGCCGATGAAGTCATCTGCATGGATTGCGGCTATCGGTGTCCCCGGGATGAGGTGCACGAGCGCTGCAGTGTCCTGAACCCGGCGTTCACCGGCTTCAGCGCCACCACGGCGCCGGACGGCGACGCCGATCTGGAAGTGGATTTCAGCGATTTCCGGGTGGCGGATTGCCCGCGCTGTAACGGCATCCTCAAGCCTGACGTGGTGTTCTTCGGCGACTTCGTGCCCAAGCGGCGGGTGACGGACGCGCTCGATGCGCTCCGCGACAGCGATGGCCTGTTGGTGATCGGCTCGTCGCTGATGGTTTACTCCGGCTTCCGCTTCTGCCGCTACGCCCGCGACTGGGACAAGCCGGTGGCCACCCTCAACCTGGGCCGCACCCGGGCCGACGCGCTCACCAGCCTCAAGCTCAATGCCCGCATCGGCGAAACGCTGGAGGTGGCGTTGTCCGCGTTGTAGCGCCGGGCGATCGAGCGCCGCCTTATTGAGCGGCGTTCTTCTGTATGGCGGCCAGGTAGTCGTCCATTTCCTGCTCGCTGGCAAAGACCTCCAGGTCCGGCAGTACCTTGACGATCTCGAACACCTTGCGCACGCCGTCCGACATGCGCGATACCGTGACCCGCCCGCCTTTCTTCTTGACCCGCTTGAGGGTCTTGAAAATCACCCGCAGTCCCGCCGAACTGATGAATTCCACGCCGCCCATGTCGAAGGCGACGGTCAGGGTCCGCTCGTCGAGGGCCTCGCCCAGGGCGGCGTCCAGCTCCGGCGCGGTCTGGCTGTCCAGGGAGCCGGTCAGGGAAACCTTGAGGGCCGTGGGGCCGGAAGATGTGATCGAGATCGAGAGAGCCACGGTGTTGTCCTTGTGCAGTGGTTGATGGGTCGGTCAGGTCCGTGTGGAAAAGGTCCGGGTGAGTTCCAGAATGTTGCGGTCCCCCAGGCGCCGGTAGTGTTGCCGGTCAGTCAGTTCGCGAATCAGAAGCACACCGAGGCCGCCGATGGGGCGCTCCTCGATATCGCCGAAATCGGTGTCGATGGGCTGCGCCAGTGGATCGAAAGGTACGCCGTTGTCGATGAAGCGAACCAGGACGTGGCCGGTGCGGATTTCCAGTTCCAGCTCCAGTTCCACGTCGCCGCCCGCCGGCGCACCGTGATTGAAGACGTTGGCCACCTGCTCGTCGAGCACCACCTTGAGATCGGCACTTACGCTGGCGTCGGCGCCGGCATCGGCGAAGTGGCCATCCAGCCACGCCAGGGCGTTGGGAAGGTCGCTGCTGTCGGTCAGTTGCAAACTCAGGTTTGTCATGGTCATGAACGGCGGATCGTTAAAACAGTGATGTCATCGGATTGTGGCGCTTCCCCGGTGAAGTCGGCGACCGCGTCCACCAGCGCCGGAGCGGAAAGCTGGCCGGATGCCCGGCTGGCGTTGGCGAACGCCAGCAGTCGCGCCTCGCCGAAGGCCTCCCGCTCCGGGTTAAAGCCTTCGGTCACCCCGTCAGTGTAGAGGATCAGGCCGGAACCGGCAGGCAGCTCGATCTGTGTGCCGGGAAACCCGGCGTCCTCGTACAGGCCCATGGGCGGTCCGTTTTCGACCGCCAACAGCCGCGCCGGGTTCCGGTCGCAGATGACCGGTGCGTCGTGGCCGGCACTGGCCATCTCGATGTGGCCGCTGGTGCGATCCACCATCAGGCACAGCAGTGTGACGAACATGCAGCTCTCGTTATCCTGGCTCAGGTGCCGGTTGAGTTCGGTCATGAGCGCCGCCAACGGCCGGCCCTGGCCGTATAGAAGCTTCAGCAGCGACACCGTGCGGGCCATGAACAGGGCGGCCGGTACCCCCTTGTCGGAGACATCGCCGATGGCCACCAGCAGCCGGTTACCGGGCAGTTCGGCAACGTCGAACAGGTCGCCGCCCACCGCTCGCGCCGGCTGCAGTGTGGCGTCCACCTGCCAGTCGTCAAACGTCCGCGCCAGGTGGCCTTCGCCGGCCACCATGCTCATCTGGATGTCGTGGGCAATGCCCAGCTCGCTCTCCAGACGTTCCTTGGCGGCTGTGGTGGCCTGCAATCGCGACATATGATCTTTGAGCGAGTCCTGCATCCGGTCGAAGGCCTGGGTCAGGTCGCCCACTTCGTCCCGGTGTCGGACCCGTGGCAGGCGGGCGTCGAAATCGCCCTCCGAAATCCGTGCCGCGGCGGACTGCAGGGCGCGAATGGGGTTGGAAACGCTGCGTGCGATGAGCCAGGTTAGCGGCAGTGTCAGAACGATAATGGCCACGGCGGCCCACAGCGCCCGGTCCCAGATCCGATAGGCATCGCCCAGGATTTCCCGGCGTGGGGCGGCAATCGCCAGGCGGGGTTTGAGCTCCGGGGTCAGTGGCAGCTCGACGGTTTTCTCCAGCCAGCCCTCCGGAGCGCTGTCGCCCTCCTGATTCACGCTGAGCAGGATAGGCACGTCGAGGTCATCCAGCCGGGCCATGCGGGCGTTGTGGTTGGCGTCGCTGACCACCAGCGGGCTGGCTTTTCCGTACGCCATGACGTCGCCGCTGGGCAAGTAGAGGATAGACTGGGCGCTTGGTGTGATGCTCAGGTCGCTGAGTGTGCTGGACAGGGATCGCAGGGTAACGTCCGATGCCACCACCGCGCGCCGGTCACCGGTACTCCGGGCCACGGTCAGGCCTGGTTGGCGGAAGAAGTGGAAGGCGTAGGGATCGGTCACGATGACGTCGTCGCTGGCCTGGGCTGCCCGGTACCAGGGGCGGGTCCGGGGATCGTAGTGCATCGGTGGCAGTCGGCGCTGCTCGATCTGACTCAGGTCGCTGCGCAGGAAACGTCGCGTCAGCAGCGCCTGCCCGTCGGCCTCCTGGACCAGGAAGTCGGTGATGAAGGCGGTGGCGTGGGGGGACTCGAAGCGGTCGGCGATGGCCTGCGAGCGGACTGCGCGGACGATGTAGTAGTCGCCGTTGTCGTAGCCGATCTGGATCGCCACCGTCGCTGACTGTCGCCGCAGGGCACTGGCAAAGATGGGTAGGTTGGTGGCGCGGGCGGCGGTGGCGGTATCGCTGGTCAGCGGCGAACGGGACAGCAGGCTGGTCAACTCATTGACCGGCCGATAGGTTTCCCGGAAAGACCGGGTGATTTCGCTGGCGGCCTGGTTGAACAGGGAATCCGCCGTATCCATCAGCAGCGTCTCGGTGCGCGACTGGTAATACAGCGTCAGCAGGGCCCCAAGCATGATGGCCAGCAGGGCAAAGCTGCCGGCGATGCGGAGATGCAGGGGAATACGCAGACCGTCCTTGGCAGACTTGATAACGACATCCTCGTGCTGTCCGGGCCGGAACGACAGCGGGCCGGCCCAGTCATCAGTCTTACCCCAGGCGTCGGCAAAAGTAAACGCTGGGTGGCCGGCTTAGTCCAGCGCCAGGCGCACCAGGAAAATCTCGCGAGGCGTTTTCAGGTGGGTCGTGAACAGCACCAGGCGGCGGATCTCGTCCATGTCCATGGTGCGCGTGGCGGGCGCGTTGCGGATCTCCGACAGGGGGATGCGGAAACGGTTGAGGCCCTGTTCCAGCGGCAGGCGCGTGTTGAAGCGGTCGCTGTACACGCTGTGGCCACGGTCGTGGACGATGTCATTGATGCGCAGGGTCATGTTGAGCGGCGCGTCGTCCGGGCTGTAGATCACCACTTCCAGCGCTTCGTAGTCGCGCCAGTCCTCCGGCAGATTGTCCAGGGAGGCGCCCGAATAGAGGTTGGTGCCCAGCAGGTCGATGCGCAGGCTGTGTCCGAAATCCCCCGCGTGCTCGCGGCTGCGGTGCACCCGGCCACGCCAGTGGTGCAGCGGGTGGGGATCGTCGAAGTTGTACAGTGTGGGCAGTTGGTGGGCGATCCGGTATTGCTGGTGGGCCACCTCGGCCACGGCCTTGAGTTCCAGGGTTAACAAGACCACCGCAACCAGCCGAGCACTCCAGAGCAGCCCGCTCCGCCAGACATTCCGGGACGGGCGATGGACCCAGGCCAGCACCAGCCAGGTGCCGATCAGGTTGCGGAAGATGTCGTGCCAGTCGCTCTGGCGCCCCACGTTGCCCTGAATCAACTCGATGACCACGCCCACGCCCGCGACGAAGACGGTGCTGACGACCCACACCCAGACCCCGCCAAACCAGCGGCGAGGCCGCACCGCAATGGTGAACAGCGCGAAGAAAAGGATGTGCCCCAGGTTCCAGGCGGCCTTGAACAGCGGCCCCGACGTCCAGTCCGGGCCACCGACGAAAAAGAACGGCAGCAGGACGGTCGCGGCAACAAGCGCGGGAACGTTGAAGGGGGTGTTGGCAAAGGTGCGGGCAAACATGGTCTGCGATCCTACTGCATCCGAATCCCGCTGTCCCATACCTGTCTAAACTTTAAATTGTCCGCAAAGTCAGTGCACAACGAAAAAACGCCGCTGGGTCATGATGAGGTGGCATAGGGCAATGATGAGACATCGCCGGGCCATGACAAAGGCTATCGGACCCGGGGCAAGGTCGATGCCGTGGCTCAACCGACTTGCCGTAGGCAACCTGCTGTGCTTTGCGCCATAGGGTGAGTCTGTTTCACTAATTAAAACGATCTAATTCTCATTATCGATAGTCGGAAGTTATTTTGGGGGACATTAAAACTCACACGATTCGGTAAGCAGGCCGGGTCCCGGGCAGTCGAGGTTACCAGCGCATGGATATGAAAGTGTCTCAGTCACCGTTCCTTTCGGAAAGCAATTCGACGCATCGCCTGATGGTCGATTTGTTGGCCGAAGCGGACATCCGGATCGGCGGAGATCGCCCCTGGGACATGCAGTTGAACAACACCGGCGTACCCGAGCGGGTGTTTGCCGGCGGCAGCCTGGGACTGGGTGAGAGCTACATGGACGGCGACTGGGACGTGCCGGCCCTGGACGAATTTTTCTACCGCATCATGAAAGCCAACCTGGAGCAGCGGGTGCGGCCCTCCACGGTGGTCTGGCAGGCGATCAAGAGCCGTTTCCTAAACCGTCAGACCCTGAGCCGTTCGCGCCGGGTGGGCGAGCAGCACTACGATCTCGGCAACGATTTCTACGCCGCCATGCTCGATGGGCGCATGACCTACACTTGCGGCTACTGGCGCGACGCCGAAACCCTGGACCAGGCCCAGGAAGCCAAGCTCGACCTGATCTGTCGCAAGCTCCAACTGGAGCCGGGTATGCGGATCCTGGACATCGGCTGCGGCTGGGGCAGTTTCATGGCCTACGCCGCCGAGCATTACGGCGTTGAGTGTGTGGGTGTGACCATTTCCAGGGAGCAGGTGGCCTGGGCCAAAGCCCGCTATCCGCACCTGCCGCTGGAGTTCCGCCTGCAGGATTACCGGGAAGTGGAAGAACAGTTCGACCGCATCGTCAGCGTCGGCATGTTCGAACACGTCGGTCACCGCAACTACCGCACCTTCATGGAGGTGGCCCACCGCTGCCTGAAGGATGAGGGCCTGTTCCTGTTGCACACCATTGGCAAGAACGAACGCAAGCCCTATTCCGACCCCTGGATTGACCGCTACATCTTCCCCAACGGCGAGCTGCCATCCATCGGCCAGGTCGGCGATGCGGCGGACAACCTCTTCGTAGTGGAAGACCTGCATAACTTCGGGCGCGACTACGACCGGACACTGATGGCCTGGCATGCCAACTTCGAGGCAAACTGGCCGCGCTTCGCCAATGAGCTGGGGCCACGTTTCTATCGCATGTGGCGTTACTACCTGCAATCCTGCGCCGGCCTGTTCCGCGCCCGGGATATCCAACTGTGGCAGTGGGTGCTGTCCAAGGGCGGCACCCCGGACGTGTTCCCGCGCATCAGTTGATCGACGGGCCGTCCAGTTGCGCCAGCAACGGCTGATCGCTGCCGTAGACGTCGGGCCGGTAGGTGATCCGACCATCGGCGTCCGCCTCGGCGGTCCAGTAGGCCATCAGGATATAGACGCCGCGAGGCAGATGGACGTTGTGGGATTCGCCCGACGCCTGGGCCAGCGCCAGCGCCTGGCGTCGCTCGCGACTGGCGTGCCGGAACAGCAGCCGGGTCAGGGTCTGGGCGTCCTCGACGCGCACGCAGCCGGAGCTGTAGAACCGGTTGGTGGTACCGAACAGGCCGCGCGCCGGGGTATCGTGCAGGTATACCGCAAACGGGTTGGAGAAGCGGATGACCACTCGGCCCAGGGCGTTACCCGGCCCGGGGTCCTGGCGTAGCATCAGGTTGTTGGTGTGCGACCAGTCCACATCCGACGGCATCAGTTCGTCGCCCGCGCGGTTGTATACCCGGATGCCGCGATCGCTCAGGTAAAACGGATCCCGCTGGATGGCCGGCAACGCGTCGCGCAGGAAAATACTGCGGGGAATGTTCCAGTGAGGATTGACGGTGACGTGCGTGATCACCGACTTCAGCTCGGGTGTTTCCCGTCCCGGCTGGCCCACCTGGGTGCGGCTCTGCCAGATCCTTTCGCCGTCCTCGTAGTACTCGATGCGGGCGGCCGCGATGTCCACCAGTACCAGCGAACTTTCCATATCCCGCGCCAGCCAGCGTAGCCGCTCCAGGTTGGCGCGAATCTGCTCCAGGCGTGCCTGGGGCGGTACGTTGAGCTGGTCCAGCGTCTGTGGCCCCACCTTGCCGTCCACTTGCAGGCTGTGGCTGTTCTGGAAGGTCTCGACGGCGACGGCCAACTCGGCGTCGTAGCGCGTCCGCAACGGACCCGGCTGTGGCGGCAGGGGCAGGATGCCGGCGGCTTCCAGGCGCAGGCGCAGGGCTTCCACGCGGGGGCCGTGATCACCCGGTTGCAGCAGTTTGCCGTCCGGTATCGTCGGCCAATGGTCGGGCAGCGACCGGCGTGCCAGCCGGTACCCCTTGCGCAGGTTGCGGTAGCGCTCGCTGTCCGGGCGAGCCTGCGCCATGGCGGAGAACGGATCGTCCAGCCCGGCCAGGGCCGTGGCGACCAGCAGCGTCGGGTCGCGCTCGCGGCTGACGTTGGCGGAATACCACATCGGCGCGCCGCCACTCTCGAAGGACCGGCCATAACGCAGGTCGATCAGGGCGCGCAGGTAGGCGTCGGAGGCCAGCTGTCGGTCGCATGCTCCCAGGTTGCCCCAGGTCTGCCAATGCTGTTGGGCGTGGCGGAGGGCGTCCAGATGGTAGTCGCCGGGTGTCAGGCCATCGTCTTCGAGGGCCGCCAGCGCCTCGATCAGGCCGCTCAGTTCGCCGTCGCCTTCCCAGACCGTGGTGTCGGTGTTCTGCTCGAACAGCTCCGTGACGCTGGCGTGGAACGGCGAGATTGCCGGCAGG includes the following:
- a CDS encoding NAD-dependent protein deacetylase, with product MSSATLNDPADAHQAGEALAGFIHRHPNLMVLTGAGISTDSGIPDYRDGEGAWKRKQPVQHQAFMESDAVRRRYWGRSLIGWPVMRNARPNPAHFLVAELERRAHTRQVVTQNVDRLHQGAGSQAVIDLHGRADEVICMDCGYRCPRDEVHERCSVLNPAFTGFSATTAPDGDADLEVDFSDFRVADCPRCNGILKPDVVFFGDFVPKRRVTDALDALRDSDGLLVIGSSLMVYSGFRFCRYARDWDKPVATLNLGRTRADALTSLKLNARIGETLEVALSAL
- a CDS encoding STAS domain-containing protein, with amino-acid sequence MALSISITSSGPTALKVSLTGSLDSQTAPELDAALGEALDERTLTVAFDMGGVEFISSAGLRVIFKTLKRVKKKGGRVTVSRMSDGVRKVFEIVKVLPDLEVFASEQEMDDYLAAIQKNAAQ
- a CDS encoding ATP-binding protein, yielding MTMTNLSLQLTDSSDLPNALAWLDGHFADAGADASVSADLKVVLDEQVANVFNHGAPAGGDVELELELEIRTGHVLVRFIDNGVPFDPLAQPIDTDFGDIEERPIGGLGVLLIRELTDRQHYRRLGDRNILELTRTFSTRT
- a CDS encoding SpoIIE family protein phosphatase; translated protein: MLGALLTLYYQSRTETLLMDTADSLFNQAASEITRSFRETYRPVNELTSLLSRSPLTSDTATAARATNLPIFASALRRQSATVAIQIGYDNGDYYIVRAVRSQAIADRFESPHATAFITDFLVQEADGQALLTRRFLRSDLSQIEQRRLPPMHYDPRTRPWYRAAQASDDVIVTDPYAFHFFRQPGLTVARSTGDRRAVVASDVTLRSLSSTLSDLSITPSAQSILYLPSGDVMAYGKASPLVVSDANHNARMARLDDLDVPILLSVNQEGDSAPEGWLEKTVELPLTPELKPRLAIAAPRREILGDAYRIWDRALWAAVAIIVLTLPLTWLIARSVSNPIRALQSAAARISEGDFDARLPRVRHRDEVGDLTQAFDRMQDSLKDHMSRLQATTAAKERLESELGIAHDIQMSMVAGEGHLARTFDDWQVDATLQPARAVGGDLFDVAELPGNRLLVAIGDVSDKGVPAALFMARTVSLLKLLYGQGRPLAALMTELNRHLSQDNESCMFVTLLCLMVDRTSGHIEMASAGHDAPVICDRNPARLLAVENGPPMGLYEDAGFPGTQIELPAGSGLILYTDGVTEGFNPEREAFGEARLLAFANASRASGQLSAPALVDAVADFTGEAPQSDDITVLTIRRS
- a CDS encoding succinyl-CoA synthetase subunit beta, yielding MFARTFANTPFNVPALVAATVLLPFFFVGGPDWTSGPLFKAAWNLGHILFFALFTIAVRPRRWFGGVWVWVVSTVFVAGVGVVIELIQGNVGRQSDWHDIFRNLIGTWLVLAWVHRPSRNVWRSGLLWSARLVAVVLLTLELKAVAEVAHQQYRIAHQLPTLYNFDDPHPLHHWRGRVHRSREHAGDFGHSLRIDLLGTNLYSGASLDNLPEDWRDYEALEVVIYSPDDAPLNMTLRINDIVHDRGHSVYSDRFNTRLPLEQGLNRFRIPLSEIRNAPATRTMDMDEIRRLVLFTTHLKTPREIFLVRLALD
- the cfa gene encoding cyclopropane fatty acyl phospholipid synthase, coding for MDMKVSQSPFLSESNSTHRLMVDLLAEADIRIGGDRPWDMQLNNTGVPERVFAGGSLGLGESYMDGDWDVPALDEFFYRIMKANLEQRVRPSTVVWQAIKSRFLNRQTLSRSRRVGEQHYDLGNDFYAAMLDGRMTYTCGYWRDAETLDQAQEAKLDLICRKLQLEPGMRILDIGCGWGSFMAYAAEHYGVECVGVTISREQVAWAKARYPHLPLEFRLQDYREVEEQFDRIVSVGMFEHVGHRNYRTFMEVAHRCLKDEGLFLLHTIGKNERKPYSDPWIDRYIFPNGELPSIGQVGDAADNLFVVEDLHNFGRDYDRTLMAWHANFEANWPRFANELGPRFYRMWRYYLQSCAGLFRARDIQLWQWVLSKGGTPDVFPRIS
- a CDS encoding L,D-transpeptidase family protein codes for the protein MEIRLYKNHTRRNGRRWFPAACGLVALLHAATGLALHRVDPDNCEPLPAISPFHASVTELFEQNTDTTVWEGDGELSGLIEALAALEDDGLTPGDYHLDALRHAQQHWQTWGNLGACDRQLASDAYLRALIDLRYGRSFESGGAPMWYSANVSRERDPTLLVATALAGLDDPFSAMAQARPDSERYRNLRKGYRLARRSLPDHWPTIPDGKLLQPGDHGPRVEALRLRLEAAGILPLPPQPGPLRTRYDAELAVAVETFQNSHSLQVDGKVGPQTLDQLNVPPQARLEQIRANLERLRWLARDMESSLVLVDIAAARIEYYEDGERIWQSRTQVGQPGRETPELKSVITHVTVNPHWNIPRSIFLRDALPAIQRDPFYLSDRGIRVYNRAGDELMPSDVDWSHTNNLMLRQDPGPGNALGRVVIRFSNPFAVYLHDTPARGLFGTTNRFYSSGCVRVEDAQTLTRLLFRHASRERRQALALAQASGESHNVHLPRGVYILMAYWTAEADADGRITYRPDVYGSDQPLLAQLDGPSIN